A portion of the Gossypium arboreum isolate Shixiya-1 chromosome 8, ASM2569848v2, whole genome shotgun sequence genome contains these proteins:
- the LOC128296643 gene encoding uncharacterized protein LOC128296643 produces the protein MAGEMVENAIRDGKIEGETTITTASRRKDNEVNNTSNYNAKAITISQPRLLYPKWYNANAKCEYHAGISGHSIENCTGFKKAMERLLKMGVVKFDDTRSNKNSLPNHGDQGVNAVGDTGMRRIKEGVAKVRTSKKMIWEEMVRREMIISKERNRGVRDYCEFHAEEGYEIQECDEFKAFVQSLMDNKKLEFYEASSDEGRIWILEGGLKNQNRPRFIISLPRNNEVEIPTVPKVIIHKPVSFPYKDNKRVPWNYNCNVTIPEKEDIAGASEKIQGKGSYIRSGKRYNVKGVRVEPVKVKAFDKGKGVEILVNKPVKEEEAKEFLKFLKHSEYSVVEQLRKQPARISVLALLLSSKVHREALMKVLNETYVTNDISVNKLDRLVSNISADNFIYFNDDKIPPALNVLPLSILNRLPIDSSHMKTCHNVVRAFDGRPWIHSAEAVPSSLHQKLKLVADGRLVTINAEEDIIATVTSDAPYVEANKEVIECSFHSLEFVNATFISEGNEVLVPRIFRTTRMGLQMTMRKGALPGKGLGRHLQGRIQIPELKEKRDHFGLGYRTDHKQRRKEIEKRGIIHPKGGLLEKGSYHINAVHNEESGQGNLEGIRPYEPGSSLNNWVAEEHPDFEDDRDCDMSPDLLRMVKQEEKQILSREKEEIENVALEEGKEAKIGTHVAKETRQGLVELLCEFKDIFAWLY, from the exons atggcaggagaaATGGTTGAGAACGCCATAAGAGATGGCAAGATAGAGGGGGAAACTACTATAACAACGGCCTCAAGAAGGAAAGATAATGAGGTCAACAATACGAGTAATTATAATGCAAAAGCGATTACGATTAGTCAGCCCAGA CTTCTATACCCTAAATGGTACAATGCAAATGccaaatgtgaataccatgcagGGATATCAGGGCATTCGATCGAAAATTGTACTGGCTTTAAAAAAGCAATGGAAAGACTTCTCAAGATGggggttgtaaaatttgatgacacCCGTAGTAATAAGAACTCGTTGCCAAATCATGGTGATCAAGGGGTAAACGCAGTTGGGGATACTGGTATGAGAAGGATTAAAGAGGGCGTGGCCAAGGTGAGAACGTCGAAGAAAATGATTTGGGAAGAAATGGTGAGAAGAGAGATGATAATCTCTAAAGAAAGGAATAGAGGAGTGAGGGACTACTGCGAGTTCCATGCTGAGGAGGGGTACGAGATCCAGGAATGTGACGAGTTTAAGGCCTTCGTACAAAGCCTTATGGATAATAAGAAGTTGGAATTTTATGAAGCTAGCTCAGATGAGGGACGTATATGGATATTAGAAGGTGGACTGAAGAATCAAAACCGGCCAAGGTTCATTATTTCTTTACCAAGAAATAATGAAGTTGAAATACCAACGGTACCGAAAGTCATTATTCATAAACCtgtttcctttccttataaggataacaagaGGGTACCTTGGAATTATAATTGCAATGTGACAATACCGGAGAAGGAGGATATAGCTGGTGCTTCTGAGAAGATTCAAGGTAAGGGTTCTTACATACGTAGTGGGAAGCGTTATAATGTAAAAGGCGTTAGAGTTGAACCTGTGAAAGTAAAAGCCTTTGACAAAGGAAAAGGGGTTGAAATACTGGTTAATAAGccagtgaaggaagaagaagccAAAGAGTTTCTAAAATTCTTAAAACACAGTGAGTACAGCGTGGTTGAACAATTGCGCAAACAACCAGCTCGCATATCAGTATTGGCGTTGCTCCTAAGTTCAAAGGTACATAGGGaagcattgatgaaggtgctcaATGAAACTTACGTTACTAATGATATATCCGTCAATAAGTTGGATCGATTGGTTAGTAACATAAGTGCTgataatttcatctatttcaacGATGATAAAATCCCACCTG CCTTAAATGTCTTACCATTATCTATACTGAACAGATTACCCATAGACAGTTCTCACATGAAAACATGTCATAATGTAGTGAGAGCATTCGATG GGAGGCCTTGGATACACTCAGCAGAAGCAGTGCCCTCATCTTTGCACCAGAAATTGAAGTTAGTAGCTGATGGACGGCTGGTCACCATAAAcgcggaggaggacattatagcgACAGTTACCAGTGACGCACCCTATGTAGAAGCAAACAAGGAGGTAATTGAATGCTCTTTCCATTCATTAGAATTCGTCAATGCAACATTCATTTCAGAGGGGAATGAGGTGCTGGTACCTAGGATATTTAGAACTACAAGAATGGGTTTGCAAATGACAATGAGGAAAGGAGCCTTGCCAGGAAAAGGATTAGGAAGGCATCTTCAAGGAAGGATTCAAATTCCAGAATTAAAGGAGAAGAGAGACCATTTTGGCTTAGGTTACAGGACAGATCACAAGCAAAGGAGGAAGGAAATAGAGAAGC GAGGGATAATTCACCCTAAAGGAGGGTTGCTTGAAAAAGGAAGCTATCACATAAATGCTGTGCATAATGAAGAGTCTGGAcaaggaaaccttgagggcattcgcccttacgaaccgggaagctctTTAAATAATTGGGTTGCAGAGGAACATCCT gattttgaagatgacaggGATTGTGATATGTCTCCAGACCTGTTGAGAATGGtgaaacaagaggagaaacaaatcctatCCCGTGAGAAAGAAGAAATAGAGAATGTAGCCTTGGAGGAAGGGAAGGAGGCGAAAATTGGCACACATGTTGCTAAGGAAACAAGACAAGGTCTTGTTGAGCTGCTATGTGAATTCAAGGACATATTTGCATGGTTGTATTAG